The following proteins are co-located in the Desulfobacterales bacterium genome:
- a CDS encoding DUF3795 domain-containing protein translates to MRGWTEDEIKNKELMAPCGLYCGTCAVYIATRDNNEKFKAVMGNLYGSKPEETECLGCMQSKKLYAICQLCEIRNCVNAKGYYSCHQCDEWPCKLIENFPISTGRRVMKRTIPIWREKVAEYGDEKGSEEWARHECERYHCPECGYPLFRGAQRCRSCKVEVADVLDGTFELKTPESDK, encoded by the coding sequence ATGAGGGGATGGACAGAAGACGAGATCAAAAACAAGGAACTGATGGCTCCATGCGGCTTGTATTGCGGTACTTGCGCCGTTTATATCGCCACGCGGGATAATAATGAAAAGTTCAAGGCGGTTATGGGCAATCTTTATGGCTCAAAGCCTGAGGAAACCGAATGCCTGGGCTGCATGCAGTCCAAAAAGCTTTATGCCATCTGCCAGTTGTGTGAAATCAGGAATTGCGTCAATGCCAAGGGCTATTACTCCTGCCACCAATGTGATGAATGGCCCTGCAAACTTATAGAGAACTTTCCGATATCCACAGGCCGCCGGGTCATGAAGCGGACAATTCCCATATGGCGGGAGAAAGTCGCGGAATATGGGGATGAAAAGGGCAGTGAAGAATGGGCGCGCCATGAGTGTGAAAGATATCATTGCCCGGAATGCGGCTACCCGCTGTTCAGAGGCGCTCAGCGCTGCCGTAGCTGCAAGGTTGAGGTTGCCGATGTTTTGGATGGGACGTTTGAACTAAAGACGCCGGAATCAGATAAATAA
- a CDS encoding ankyrin repeat domain-containing protein, translating into MKPTESYEVIKELNELCKTGKLFDVQDWIKAGKPINPKQPEKGNRRKTPLEVAIDKGSHSLVQILLEAGAVISDDRYNALDQAISERRLDIIKLLVEHGADVHSIDMVLVFDTWDPKIMEYFIEHGADVETDYPLAVALCYRIRTALGVLKRHKQRFPTFQEQANIALRHHSKEGNLKWVSLMLWAGADPYAAGPELDEVEIDPEDEMLCALEYAALYDHYEIFKLKQIKLNPEHPKASELLEYACYSKNANLLKMLLENGFDPSAREDGGTLLIQRCLRTMTDLWDRHPYGLGPLRNLDTDKAREKMKMIHLLAKHGAKWIPDEKTTIKDARQPLLKMMPDYTVEFIWIMSEYKASSRALIEELIRTPSIKTVVFEHKSRINDLLDKF; encoded by the coding sequence ATGAAACCAACTGAATCATATGAGGTAATCAAAGAGCTAAATGAATTATGCAAAACCGGCAAGCTTTTTGATGTTCAGGATTGGATTAAAGCTGGAAAACCCATAAACCCAAAGCAACCGGAAAAAGGCAACAGAAGAAAGACACCTTTAGAGGTAGCCATTGATAAGGGCTCCCATAGTCTAGTTCAAATTCTGCTTGAAGCCGGGGCAGTGATCTCGGATGACCGTTACAACGCTCTTGACCAGGCCATTTCTGAAAGACGATTAGATATCATAAAGCTGCTCGTGGAGCACGGGGCTGATGTCCATTCAATTGATATGGTTTTAGTGTTCGATACCTGGGATCCAAAAATTATGGAGTATTTCATCGAACACGGCGCTGATGTGGAAACAGATTATCCCTTGGCCGTCGCATTATGCTATAGAATTCGGACTGCACTTGGAGTTTTAAAGCGCCACAAGCAACGGTTCCCAACATTTCAAGAACAAGCCAATATTGCCCTCCGTCATCATTCTAAAGAAGGCAATTTGAAATGGGTATCGCTAATGCTATGGGCAGGGGCTGATCCCTATGCAGCGGGTCCGGAACTTGATGAAGTTGAAATTGATCCAGAAGATGAAATGCTTTGTGCTTTAGAATATGCAGCATTATATGATCATTATGAAATTTTCAAACTCAAGCAAATCAAATTAAACCCTGAGCACCCCAAGGCTTCAGAACTCCTGGAATATGCATGTTATTCTAAAAATGCAAATCTGCTGAAAATGTTACTCGAAAATGGTTTTGACCCAAGTGCCCGTGAGGATGGGGGAACCTTATTAATTCAAAGATGCTTAAGAACAATGACCGATCTTTGGGATCGCCACCCTTATGGTCTTGGACCTCTTAGGAATCTCGATACGGATAAGGCGCGGGAAAAAATGAAGATGATTCATTTATTAGCCAAGCATGGGGCCAAATGGATTCCTGATGAAAAAACCACAATAAAAGATGCCAGGCAACCGCTTTTAAAAATGATGCCTGACTATACTGTCGAGTTTATCTGGATAATGTCCGAATATAAAGCCAGCAGTCGAGCTCTTATTGAAGAGCTAATTCGGACACCCTCAATAAAAACTGTTGTCTTTGAGCATAAATCGAGGATCAACGATTTGCTGGATAAATTTTAA
- the nth gene encoding endonuclease III: MPKTNQRIQKIRQILNTRYPDVKTQLMHENAFQLLMATILSAQCTDRQVNQVTGKLFQALKTPKDFADAPIETIESYIRSTGFYHNKAKNLKNCAQALIDQYNGIVPENLEDLVKLPGVGRKTANVVLGAAFGIPGIVVDTHVSRISQRLGLTENTDATKIEYDLMKAIPKPEWNDFSLRLIYFGREICMARKPDCPHCPVNHLCFYPDKTAS; the protein is encoded by the coding sequence ATGCCCAAAACCAATCAACGCATCCAAAAAATTCGACAGATATTAAATACCCGATACCCGGATGTCAAGACACAGCTCATGCATGAAAATGCATTTCAGCTGCTGATGGCAACGATTCTTTCCGCCCAGTGCACGGATCGGCAGGTCAACCAGGTAACCGGAAAACTTTTTCAGGCTTTAAAGACCCCCAAGGATTTTGCCGATGCACCGATCGAAACCATCGAAAGCTATATCCGCTCCACCGGATTCTACCACAACAAGGCCAAAAACCTGAAAAACTGCGCCCAAGCCCTGATAGACCAATATAACGGTATTGTGCCAGAAAATTTGGAAGATTTGGTCAAACTCCCCGGCGTGGGCCGCAAAACCGCGAACGTGGTTTTGGGTGCGGCCTTCGGCATCCCGGGCATTGTGGTGGACACCCATGTGTCAAGGATTTCGCAAAGACTTGGGTTGACTGAAAACACGGATGCCACAAAGATTGAATACGACCTCATGAAGGCGATTCCCAAGCCTGAGTGGAATGATTTTTCGCTGCGGCTGATCTACTTCGGCCGTGAAATCTGCATGGCCCGAAAGCCCGACTGCCCGCACTGTCCCGTAAATCACCTCTGCTTCTATCCGGATAAAACCGCGAGCTGA
- a CDS encoding tRNA 4-thiouridine(8) synthase ThiI, whose translation MNFNKKKVKALGLCSGGLDSILAALVLRDQDIEVQWVTFETPFFTAEKARRTASKNKIPLIVKDITDRYVPMLKNPRCGYGQGMNPCLDCHALMFRIAGEMMPETESDFLFSGEVLGQRPMSQTKPSMRYVEKHSGYDGYILRPLSAKRLPETRMEKSGLVNRELLCAITGRSRKPQIALAESFGVTDYPAPAGGCLLTDKGYARRLQDLFDHQADFTREDLELLKYGRHLRANEAVKLVVGRDKSDNKNMVSCYRPESDVLIQMAVHPGPVGLLPHGAPEEIVHWAASVCAGYSKAPAGEQTAVKIHMPDGTKTIAVPPIPNEQVQSLMIP comes from the coding sequence ATGAATTTCAATAAGAAGAAAGTAAAAGCCCTGGGCCTTTGTTCCGGCGGATTGGACAGCATCCTGGCCGCTTTGGTGCTGCGGGATCAGGATATTGAGGTGCAATGGGTCACATTTGAGACGCCGTTTTTTACCGCGGAAAAAGCCCGGAGAACCGCCAGTAAAAATAAAATCCCCCTGATTGTCAAGGATATTACGGATCGCTATGTCCCGATGCTTAAAAACCCGCGCTGCGGCTACGGCCAGGGCATGAATCCCTGTCTGGATTGCCACGCGCTTATGTTTCGGATCGCCGGCGAAATGATGCCGGAAACCGAAAGCGATTTTCTTTTCTCAGGCGAGGTTCTGGGGCAGCGGCCCATGTCCCAGACCAAGCCCAGCATGCGGTATGTGGAAAAGCATTCCGGGTATGACGGCTATATTCTAAGGCCCTTGAGCGCTAAGCGTCTGCCCGAAACCCGGATGGAAAAATCGGGGCTTGTAAATAGGGAGCTTTTATGCGCGATTACCGGCCGCTCCAGAAAACCCCAGATTGCCCTTGCCGAATCATTCGGGGTGACGGATTATCCGGCGCCGGCTGGCGGCTGCCTGCTGACGGATAAAGGATACGCCCGCCGGCTGCAGGATCTATTTGACCATCAGGCGGACTTCACGCGCGAGGACCTTGAGCTCTTAAAATACGGCCGCCACCTGCGCGCCAACGAGGCTGTTAAGCTCGTGGTGGGGCGTGATAAATCGGATAATAAAAATATGGTGTCATGCTATCGGCCGGAAAGCGATGTGCTGATTCAAATGGCCGTTCATCCCGGGCCGGTGGGCCTGCTCCCGCACGGGGCGCCGGAAGAGATAGTGCATTGGGCGGCATCGGTGTGTGCGGGCTACAGCAAGGCGCCGGCCGGCGAACAAACAGCGGTGAAGATCCACATGCCGGACGGCACAAAGACGATTGCGGTGCCCCCGATCCCGAATGAGCAGGTACAGTCTTTGATGATTCCGTAA
- a CDS encoding DUF6516 family protein, protein MKALELVNTRIIYSESAFAELVLWRLPKPLGGCLHEFKYRLAYVVGGQCVLRYDNEAGKGDHRHFNGKESAYRFTTPDQLVADFQSDIKRWNNENLNP, encoded by the coding sequence ATGAAAGCCCTTGAACTCGTTAACACGCGCATTATTTATTCTGAATCGGCATTTGCGGAGTTGGTTTTGTGGCGTCTTCCAAAGCCGCTGGGTGGGTGTTTGCATGAGTTCAAATACAGACTGGCCTATGTTGTGGGTGGCCAATGTGTTTTGCGCTACGACAACGAGGCTGGCAAAGGTGACCACCGGCATTTCAATGGAAAAGAAAGTGCCTACAGGTTTACGACACCGGATCAATTGGTCGCTGATTTCCAAAGTGACATAAAGAGGTGGAACAATGAAAACCTTAACCCTTGA
- a CDS encoding DNA-binding protein, with product MKTLTLDVRAPANSMADFTQAWKTGHPQESARISFSSPELIWRVLTANRWKLLKVLCGAGPVSIREAARLAGRDVKAVHGDVTALLNAGILDRTDTGRIFFPYETVKVEFALHAA from the coding sequence ATGAAAACCTTAACCCTTGATGTAAGAGCGCCTGCCAATTCAATGGCAGATTTTACACAGGCATGGAAGACGGGCCACCCCCAGGAATCCGCGCGTATAAGTTTTTCGTCCCCGGAATTGATTTGGCGTGTGCTAACAGCAAACCGCTGGAAACTTCTCAAGGTGCTTTGCGGGGCAGGCCCCGTATCAATCCGTGAAGCTGCACGTCTTGCCGGTCGGGATGTTAAGGCCGTTCATGGGGATGTCACCGCACTGCTAAACGCCGGGATTCTTGATCGCACTGATACCGGGCGCATCTTTTTTCCATACGAAACTGTGAAAGTCGAATTCGCGTTACATGCAGCCTGA
- the rlmN gene encoding 23S rRNA (adenine(2503)-C(2))-methyltransferase RlmN, whose product MAADTTQNIKDLDQARLADWIAAQGLPKFRNEQIRRWLYARRARSFDEMTDISKPTRELLDAHFSIIPPMISRVETSVDGSQKYLFVLKDGNTIESVLIPEREHYTLCISTQVGCAMGCRFCMTGKSGLTRNLTKAEILDQVLGVLDELPPDGPRLTNIVLMGMGEPLANYENVRQAIDIMTDNRIGLQLSHRRVTLSTAGIVPRLKDLARDSKIRLAVSLNASDNETRNMLMPINRKYPLEDLIGACIEYSLAPRDKITFEYILIKDINDRIEDARRLAKLLRPVKAKINLIPFNEYPESEFKRPDQSVIEAFQSELLKQHYTAIIRWSKGADISAACGQLRGKAAGENHASARHTL is encoded by the coding sequence ATGGCAGCGGACACGACTCAAAACATAAAAGATCTGGATCAAGCCCGGCTGGCCGACTGGATTGCGGCCCAGGGGCTTCCCAAATTCCGAAACGAACAGATCCGGCGCTGGCTCTATGCGCGCCGGGCCCGGTCATTTGACGAAATGACAGACATCTCGAAACCCACCCGGGAGCTGCTCGACGCCCATTTTTCAATCATCCCGCCCATGATCAGCCGGGTTGAGACCTCTGTTGACGGCTCACAAAAATACCTGTTCGTCTTAAAAGACGGAAACACCATTGAAAGCGTCCTGATCCCGGAGCGCGAGCATTACACCCTATGCATCTCAACCCAGGTCGGCTGCGCCATGGGCTGCCGTTTCTGCATGACCGGCAAAAGCGGGCTGACCCGCAATTTAACCAAAGCGGAGATACTGGATCAGGTCCTGGGCGTGCTGGATGAACTCCCCCCGGACGGCCCCCGGCTGACCAATATCGTACTGATGGGCATGGGCGAGCCGCTGGCCAATTATGAAAATGTCCGGCAGGCCATTGACATTATGACTGACAACCGGATCGGCCTGCAGCTTTCGCACCGCCGCGTCACCCTCTCCACCGCGGGCATTGTCCCCCGGTTAAAGGATCTGGCCCGGGATAGCAAAATCCGGCTGGCGGTCTCGTTAAATGCCAGCGACAATGAGACCCGCAACATGCTGATGCCGATTAACCGGAAATATCCGCTGGAGGATCTGATTGGTGCATGTATCGAGTATTCCCTGGCACCGCGGGACAAGATCACCTTTGAATACATTCTTATCAAAGATATCAACGACCGGATAGAGGATGCCCGGCGCCTGGCCAAACTCCTGCGGCCGGTCAAAGCCAAAATCAACCTGATCCCGTTTAACGAGTATCCGGAAAGCGAGTTCAAACGGCCCGATCAATCCGTGATCGAGGCCTTTCAGTCAGAACTCCTTAAGCAGCACTACACGGCCATCATCCGCTGGAGCAAGGGGGCGGACATATCCGCGGCCTGCGGCCAGCTGAGGGGAAAGGCGGCTGGCGAGAATCATGCTTCGGCAAGACACACTCTATGA
- the ffh gene encoding signal recognition particle protein: MFDNLSERLNSVFKKLKGEGKLSEKNIEDGLREVRMALLEADAHYKVVKKLIAEIKERAIGQEVLSSLTPGQQVIKIVNDELTALMGSQHEDLNLSGPSPATVMLVGLQGSGKTTSAGKLAVHLRKTGKKPYMVPVDVYRPAAIDQLTKLAGELSVPVYPSTTDMDPVEIARKAREAARQEDCDVMILDTAGRLHIDETLMAELANIKKTLEPSDIMLVADAMTGQDAVNIAQSFNEELDIDGVVLSKMDGDARGGAALSIKAITGKPIKFIGVGEKSNALEPFHPDRMASRILGMGDMLSFIEKAQSAVDEQKAADLEKKLRKSEFTLEDFRDQMAQVRKMGSLTDLIKMIPGAGKSKQLKNMDVDDGELVKIEAIINSMTRQERRQHNIINGSRRKRIANGSGTSVQDVNKLLKNYSQVLKMLKKMNKGGMMKGLGRGMMPF; the protein is encoded by the coding sequence ATGTTTGATAATCTAAGCGAGCGGCTGAATTCGGTTTTTAAAAAGCTAAAGGGCGAGGGCAAGCTTTCCGAGAAAAATATCGAGGACGGCCTGCGTGAAGTCCGGATGGCGCTTCTTGAGGCGGATGCCCACTACAAGGTGGTCAAAAAGCTGATCGCGGAAATCAAGGAGCGGGCCATCGGCCAGGAAGTGCTCTCCAGCCTGACCCCGGGCCAGCAGGTAATCAAGATCGTCAATGACGAGCTGACCGCTTTAATGGGCAGCCAGCACGAGGATTTAAACCTCTCCGGCCCGTCACCGGCAACCGTGATGCTGGTGGGGTTGCAGGGTTCGGGTAAGACGACATCCGCCGGAAAGCTGGCCGTACATCTGCGAAAAACCGGCAAAAAGCCTTATATGGTGCCGGTGGATGTTTACCGGCCGGCAGCTATCGATCAGCTGACAAAGCTTGCCGGTGAGTTGTCCGTACCGGTCTATCCGTCAACCACGGATATGGATCCGGTGGAAATCGCCCGCAAGGCCCGGGAAGCGGCCCGGCAGGAAGACTGCGATGTGATGATCCTGGATACCGCGGGCCGGCTTCATATTGATGAGACGCTGATGGCCGAGCTGGCTAATATCAAAAAGACGCTTGAGCCTTCGGATATTATGCTGGTAGCTGATGCCATGACCGGCCAGGACGCGGTCAACATCGCCCAGTCCTTTAACGAGGAACTGGATATCGACGGGGTGGTCCTCTCCAAAATGGACGGGGATGCCCGCGGCGGTGCGGCATTGTCCATCAAGGCGATTACCGGCAAACCGATCAAGTTCATCGGTGTCGGGGAAAAATCAAACGCCCTGGAGCCGTTTCATCCGGATCGGATGGCTTCCCGGATCCTGGGCATGGGGGACATGCTTTCCTTTATTGAAAAAGCCCAGAGTGCCGTTGATGAACAAAAAGCGGCGGATCTGGAGAAAAAACTCCGCAAAAGCGAATTCACGCTGGAGGATTTCCGGGATCAGATGGCCCAGGTTCGGAAAATGGGCTCATTAACCGACCTGATCAAGATGATACCGGGCGCGGGAAAAAGCAAGCAGCTTAAAAATATGGATGTTGATGATGGGGAACTGGTTAAGATTGAAGCCATCATCAACTCCATGACCAGGCAAGAGCGCCGGCAGCATAACATTATCAACGGCAGCCGGCGAAAAAGGATTGCAAATGGCAGCGGGACCAGTGTACAAGATGTTAATAAGCTGCTTAAGAATTATTCTCAGGTACTTAAGATGCTCAAGAAAATGAACAAAGGCGGTATGATGAAAGGACTCGGCCGCGGGATGATGCCTTTTTAA
- the rpsP gene encoding 30S ribosomal protein S16 produces the protein MAVKIRLARFGAKKRPFYRIVVADERYPRDGRFLETVGTYNPMVEPSEVSMKQDRVQYWLGRGAVPTSTVNSLIKKQGAS, from the coding sequence ATGGCAGTGAAAATCAGATTGGCTAGATTTGGCGCAAAAAAACGCCCGTTTTACCGGATTGTGGTTGCTGATGAGCGGTATCCGCGCGACGGCAGGTTTCTGGAAACCGTGGGGACCTACAATCCGATGGTGGAACCCTCTGAAGTCTCAATGAAGCAGGATCGGGTGCAGTACTGGCTCGGCCGGGGGGCGGTTCCTACCAGCACGGTTAACAGCCTGATCAAAAAACAAGGAGCTTCCTAA
- a CDS encoding KH domain-containing protein has protein sequence MKDLITNIAKALVDNPDEVVVTEVEGDQTSVLELKVAKEDLGKVIGKQGRTARAMRTLLSAASAKNRKRTVLEIVED, from the coding sequence ATGAAAGATCTGATCACGAACATTGCAAAGGCACTGGTGGACAATCCGGATGAGGTGGTGGTGACCGAAGTTGAAGGGGACCAGACCTCGGTTTTGGAGCTGAAAGTGGCAAAGGAGGATCTGGGAAAGGTAATCGGAAAGCAGGGAAGAACCGCACGCGCCATGCGGACCTTGTTGAGCGCCGCGTCAGCAAAGAACCGAAAGCGGACCGTCCTGGAAATCGTCGAAGACTGA
- the rimM gene encoding ribosome maturation factor RimM (Essential for efficient processing of 16S rRNA), with amino-acid sequence MEKGGDLHIGTVVGVHGINGYVKIVSFAENSEPFTRGGQVYVETGKGRQEAYIVRDCRPHKNLLRVAFEAIETREAAQDLMGAELFINRSELPELEDDTWYWHDLIGLAVYENDTYIGQVDHVFATGANDVLVVKNEDEAERLVPVIESIVRQIDLEKKTIQVDLPEGL; translated from the coding sequence ATGGAAAAGGGCGGTGACCTCCACATCGGCACAGTGGTGGGGGTTCACGGGATAAACGGGTATGTGAAGATCGTATCCTTTGCGGAAAATTCAGAGCCGTTTACCCGTGGCGGACAGGTTTACGTTGAAACAGGTAAGGGCAGACAGGAAGCTTATATCGTCCGGGATTGCCGGCCGCATAAGAATCTTCTGCGCGTGGCATTTGAGGCGATTGAGACGCGGGAGGCCGCGCAAGATCTGATGGGCGCGGAGCTTTTTATCAATCGCTCGGAACTTCCCGAACTTGAGGACGACACATGGTACTGGCACGATTTGATCGGTCTCGCGGTATATGAGAATGATACCTATATCGGGCAAGTCGATCATGTTTTTGCCACCGGCGCCAACGATGTACTGGTCGTCAAGAATGAAGACGAAGCCGAACGGCTGGTACCGGTGATTGAATCCATTGTCCGGCAAATTGATCTTGAGAAAAAGACCATACAGGTGGATCTGCCGGAAGGTCTTTAG
- the trmD gene encoding tRNA (guanosine(37)-N1)-methyltransferase TrmD — MDYQVLTIFPEIFDSFLAHGIIRRAMADEIITVAVTNIRDFAKGRHRETDDRPYGGGAGMVMKPEPLAAAIEAAKSRQPTAKTILLSPQGRPFQQQIAGDLALHDGLIFICGRYEGIDERVCEAYVDDEISIGDYVLTGGEPAAMVVIDAVTRLLPGALGCEDSAERDSFSESLLEHAHYTRPPVFNGEPVPEILLSGNHAAIEKWRFEDALLRTLIKRPDLLENRALSEAEKEILKRWCRRIEQFVAE; from the coding sequence ATGGATTATCAGGTATTGACAATTTTTCCCGAGATTTTTGATTCGTTTCTGGCCCATGGCATTATCCGGCGGGCCATGGCCGATGAGATTATTACGGTCGCGGTCACAAATATCCGGGATTTTGCCAAAGGCCGGCACCGGGAAACCGATGACAGGCCTTACGGCGGCGGGGCCGGCATGGTGATGAAGCCCGAGCCGCTGGCCGCTGCCATTGAAGCGGCAAAAAGCCGTCAGCCCACGGCGAAAACGATTTTGCTCTCCCCGCAGGGAAGGCCGTTTCAGCAGCAGATAGCCGGGGATCTGGCGCTGCACGACGGTCTGATTTTTATTTGCGGCCGCTACGAAGGCATTGACGAGCGGGTCTGCGAGGCATATGTCGACGATGAAATCTCCATCGGCGATTATGTCTTAACCGGGGGGGAGCCCGCGGCCATGGTGGTCATTGATGCGGTCACGCGGCTGCTGCCGGGGGCTTTGGGATGCGAGGATTCGGCGGAAAGGGACTCATTTTCGGAGAGCCTGCTGGAGCATGCCCATTACACAAGGCCGCCGGTATTTAACGGGGAGCCGGTGCCGGAAATTCTTTTGTCCGGCAATCATGCGGCCATTGAAAAGTGGCGGTTTGAGGACGCGCTTCTGCGGACTTTGATCAAACGCCCGGATCTTTTGGAAAACCGGGCGCTCTCAGAAGCGGAAAAAGAAATTTTAAAAAGGTGGTGCCGCCGTATTGAACAATTTGTTGCCGAGTAG
- a CDS encoding RNA methyltransferase, with protein MPSSVYLALLHHPVKNKNGETIASAVTNLDLHDLSRLAKTYGVTAVYVITPLRDQQALVRKIISHWQDGWGASYNPKRREALNLVRVADSLESVIDEITAIEPLQPVRTIATGAAANKEGLPFHLLRQKLSSEAAAYILMLGTAWGLTDDVIASADFVLAPIRGNTGYNHLPVRAAAAIILDRVLGRQY; from the coding sequence TTGCCGAGTAGCGTATATCTGGCATTGCTGCACCATCCGGTCAAAAACAAGAACGGGGAAACCATCGCATCGGCGGTCACCAACCTGGATTTGCATGATCTGTCCCGGCTGGCAAAAACTTATGGCGTCACCGCCGTTTATGTGATAACCCCCCTTAGGGATCAACAGGCGCTGGTTCGAAAAATTATATCCCACTGGCAGGATGGCTGGGGGGCCTCATATAATCCCAAGCGACGGGAAGCGCTGAATCTGGTCCGGGTTGCGGACAGCCTTGAATCAGTGATCGATGAAATTACAGCGATAGAGCCTTTGCAGCCGGTTCGGACCATCGCAACGGGGGCTGCCGCAAATAAGGAAGGATTGCCGTTTCACCTGCTGCGGCAGAAACTGTCATCCGAGGCCGCGGCATATATTCTGATGCTTGGCACGGCCTGGGGCTTGACAGATGATGTAATTGCCTCAGCCGATTTCGTGCTGGCGCCTATTCGGGGCAATACCGGTTATAATCATCTGCCTGTGCGGGC